tctttctgtttttacattgtGTCAGCTTGTCAGACAAACCCATcttcagcagcttttatttattttcttttttaagttgCTAAAATCAGACAGACTTTAAACTTCAACCCAAAACTGACTGATCTTTGACACCTTCAGCACAGCCAACTTGtaactttcatttcatatttgCCTCTTATCATGACTGCTCTTGGATCTCTGTTTGTTAATTCAAGGTGTTTCAGCTCAGTGTCCACGTTGGATGTTTACAGCCTGCACCATCTGCACATTGAAACAACATCCACAGGCTGCGTTCACTGCAATTACTTTAATTGACTTTGCCAACACGCAAAGACTGAACCTCAgactaatgaaaacaaaatctacAGCAAATTTTGACTGATGTCAGCAAACATTTAATGTTCctcagatcattttaaattctataTATCAACAGATTTAATCAGCTCCAATGTGAactacaaacacagagagatgaTCTGAGTGTCAGATGGGATGGAAGGTAATTTGTCTGGCTGAAGACCAAAGAACTGATGGAAAGTTCAAAGGAAACAGTATTTGCATTCACTGGATGTGATATAAACACGAGTTACAAAACAAAGAGGGTtggttccttttgtgtttgcttttcattaACTGGTTTATTATCAGAGACAGCGCACATTAATCATCATTACTCTAAAAGCCGATTAAGAAGGCATCATTTCAGGGGCAACAGTCAACGCTGGGATGCACAgtaatttagagaaaaaaaaaatgccaaggATTGAAACTATAGCTTCCGCTGCAGCTCTTAGACAcagcaaaatacacacaacCACCAGGGATAGCAGCAGAAAATTTTTAATGGCTGGCACATTGACTCAGAGAGCGTTGGCACGTTTCCAAAAAATTCCAGCTTTGTGTTAAGTATAAACGATAAAATGAGCAGTTTGCCGCTGTGGTAACTGTCAATGTGAGACACTTCCACTGGTGAGCGTGTGTTTTTAGAACGGTGTAGCTGTGGGCCAAAACTGACGGTGTACTGTGGCACAGTGTGGTGTGCTCCTGAAGAAAAGCATAATTCTCCCCTGAACTACCAACTCTGGCTCCTTAATCCCATCTTTTATCTTCACTGCTGGAATCTTACCATCCCATAACTTTCAGTGACGCTGCACATACCAGCCGGTTTGAGGACAATCCTTTCTGCCACCATCAAATTTGGCTGAATGACTTAAACTCCCTCTTGCCCCCATTGGGTGTTAGGTTTGGCTGATAAGGGCCTGAGGCTCCGGGGCCAGTCGACTCCTCTGGGAGCTTATTGATCCAGGGTTGTTGTCCTCTATAATCACACAGCTGTCTGGAGGTGTCAGAAGGACATATGACTTCAATTTCAAATTatccaaacaacaacattaaGAATGATAACAATGATATGAGTACCTTACtgcaataaaatctaaattaatttcAGAGACACAATAATATATTCTTTAATCAAAACagtgacataaaaacaaacaaacaacaaaaagtgtgAATGCCATCAAATTGCTTCACTATCTTTGGACTTTGGAAGTTTTCAGGTTTCTAAATTAAACttttcgtttttattttatagacaaatagatgcttttatttcacaatCCGGAAACAGGAAGGCAACCGGAAACACGTCTTGGTGACGTCGCAGTTGAGTcgttggaaaacaaaaacaaacgccAGTTTTTCAGCTTCGACGTTTTTCTCCGTTTGGCGCCATAAAAAAAGCGTCCACACCGACTCGAGCTCACGGTGAGACGTCACTGCTGACGAAATGTCTTCGTCATAGAAACAGACGCGTGTTTTGGCGTGTTTTTACCGTAAACGGGAGCTAGCTAACCCAGCTAACGGCGCATCAAGTGTTGCTCAACCGCCATGTTTACGTCCCTGTCCCGGTCCTGAACCGTGTCCAGGTCCCGAACCGTGTCCCGGTCCTGAACCGTGTCCAGGTCCCGAACCGTGTCCCGGTCCTGAACCGTGTCCCGGTCCCGAACCGTGTCCAGGTCCCGAACCGTGTCCCGGTCCTGAACCGTGTCCAGGTCCCGAACCGTGTCCCGGTCCCGAACCGTGTCCCGGTCCCGAACCGTGTCCAGGTCCCGAACCCTGTCCCGGTCCCGAACCGTGTCCAGGTCCCGAAGCGTGTCCCGGTCCCGAACCCTGTCCCGGTCCTAAACGGTGTCCCATCCCAGGCGGTGGACCGAGTTCGGCAGCCATGGCCCAGCAGAGAGGAGTCAACAGCCTGCAGTTCAACCAGGACCAGAGTAAGGGCTCAGGGGGCTGAGTGGGGGGACACTGAGTCAGGATGAGTCTGGGCCACCTCCCTGTCAGACCAGAAACACCAAACCGACCACACTTGTCCTGTAAAGACTCTGAGACTTCAGTGAGAAAAGGACtctagttttttattttaaaaacaaaatttccaccacaacaataaaagtaatttctgctgctgaatgacGATGAAGTTGCCAGAATCATAAAAACGTTGGTGCATTTGATTGATTTGGACGTGTCTCCGTCTCCTCCCTTCTGTCCAATCAAAAGGCTGCTTCTGCTGTGCCATGGAGACGGGGGTCAGGATCTATAACGTGGAGCCGCTGATGGAGAAAGGCCACCTGGGTGAGGAGACTGTTTCTGGATTGAGCACTCTGCTGACTAAGTGTTAGTGAAGCTTActcctgtgtgttgtgtttgtcagacCATGAGCAGGTGGGCAGTGTGGCCTTGTGCTCCATGCTGCATCGATCCAACCTGCTGGCCGTAGTCGGAGGTGGAGTCAATCCCAAGTTCTCAGAAATATCTGGTGAGTCCAAAACAAAttgattgaaatgttttcaccaATGGATCCTGTTTTCTGATGGAAGAGTGAAGCTGCGTTGATACTCTCGCTGTTATTATTGGCTCGTTCCACTTCAGTGCTGATCTGGGACGACGCTCGGGAGTCTCGAGACCCAAAAGATAAACTGGTCCTGGAGTTCACCTTCACAAAACCCGTTCTGGCTGTTCGTATGAGGCATGACAAGTGAGTTTGGCGTGACAGACAAACACTCTCTCCTCCTGTAATCATCTCTGAGCAGCCTGATAAAGTCTCACTTTGCTTTGCCAGGATCATCATTGTGTTGAAGAACAGAATTTACGTCTACAGTTTTCCGGACAACCCGGTGAAACTTTTTGAGTTTGACACCCGAGACAACCCCAAAGGTAGAGTTTTGTCATTATTACCCAACTTTGGAACTTTCTCTCCCCCAAACCCGAACAGTCAAGGCAGAtgccctcgctctctctctctctctctccctctctccccccgccttcatgtaactttgttatgattggacgctatacaaataaatctgatttgatttcatttgattatttCAGGAAATATTTGCTGGTTgtagtttggggtttttttgtctgatcaaaTTGATGCAGCTGTAAATGTGACTGTGTcctccaggtctgtgtgatttATGTCCCAGTCTGGAGAAGCAGCTGCTTGTCTTCCCAGGTCATAAATGTGGCAGTCTGCAGTTGGTGGTAAGACACACAGTTTACTTCTAAGGAAAATATATCAGTTATTCTAAATTCAGAGTTATGTTAAAACAGAACTGTTTCCTTCAGGACTTGTCAAACACCAAACCTGGAACATCATCTGCTCCTTTTACCATCAACGCCCACCAGAGCGAGATCGCCTGCGTGGCCTTGAACCAGCCTGGCAGCGTGGCGGCCTCGGCCTCTCGTAAAGGAACGCTCATCCGCCTGTTTGACACCACCACCAGAGACAAACTGGTGGAGCTGCGCAGAGGAACCGACCCGGCAACCCTCTactggtagtgtgtgtgtgagtgtgtgttggagtCAGCAATTGGCTCCAACCAAAGTACTGAGTGTGAAATTCTGAACTTCCCAAGTGTCTGTTTGGCAGCGATTGGACAGACATGTGTTCTCTGAGCCACAGAGAAATAagacaggtttttattttgaagtcagTGAACAGGTTAGTTTTCATGGAACCGTGGCCGCCTGACAGCTGCTGCGTGATGTCACGGTGGGTTGGCACTTGGTTCAACActaatgtttcctgtttctttagCATCAACTTCAGCCATgactcctccttcctctgcgCCTCCAGTGACAAAGGCACCGTCCACATCTTCGCCCTGAAGGACACCAAACTGAACCGCCGCTCAGCGTAAGACTCCGCCCCCTCCTTTCTTCACTCCcagactgtttttattttttcatttgaacgTGTCTTTGCTCTTCGTCCTCCCACAGACTGGCTCGCGTTGGGAAGGTGGGTCCTGTGATCGGTCAGTATGTGGACAGTCAGTGGTCATTGGCCAGCTTCACTGTGCCAGCTGAGTGCGCCTGCATCTGCGCGTTTGGAAAGAACACGTCCAAGAACGTCAACTCAGTGATCGGTGAGTCAACACATTTTTGATTGGAAGCAGTCTAAATGTAAACCTTAAAGGTCCCTAACCCATCCAGTACGTTTCCTGTATCTTAACTGTTGTAGCCTTGTACCTGATTTCCTGTTATGTGATCATagaaaggaaacacaacaaaactggTAAATCAGTTTAAGTGCTTATGTTTTATTGGTGCGATCAGTGTCCAGTCATTACTGGACCAGTTACAGAGTTTGTTGTTTCTACAGattgtgtctgtgctgtttgtgcattttattcatttctgtgtcATCCCCTCTGTCAGCCATTTGTGTGGATGGGACCTTCCACAAATACGTGTTTACCCCCGATGGAAACTGCAACCGAGAGGCCTTCGATGTTTATCTGGACATTTGTGATGACGACGACTTCTGAGGCCAAAAGCAGGAACCAGTGACTGAAACATTACTGGAAGACACGAGGAAAATGAGGAGCTAATGAGGAGACAGAACCTGAAACATGGACGAACTGAGACTCTGCTGAggcctgtttcctgtgtgtatgtacagTCTGCAGCAGTTTTCTATTGGCTGGTCATCTTTTTGCATctgatgtgtaaaaatgtgcaaaatggaaaagtgtGGTGATTCAGTCCTTTAAGTCCTTTTATTTATGCTGCTTCTTcgaaaaacacaaatcagtcagagctacacaaagaaaaacaagtacaAGAATGAAACTATAGAAAAATAGTTGGGCTTTGATTTTCGCTGTTTGTCGAATCTTTCTGGTTCaagtcaaactgaaaataaaatacatttttgctaAGAATCAGTAACTTCATCTCTGCTCCTTGTTTTGACTTAGAACAcagagctggatttatttttccccaGGAGAGAAACGTAGTGAAATGGAAATAAGTGTCTCCATGAACATCTGGATTCCATCCGGTTATCAGATACTAGAAATGACAAGTGGAACTGTCTGGAGAGTTTGAGTTCCTCTGTAGATGTTTGCCCAGACGTGACTCTGTCCTTTTAACCAAACATTGCTGAATCACACTCAGCCTCAGGTCCTCTGccagtttgacattttcagctgaCCCCCCCGCCCTTGCGCTTCCTCTGCTGTGGCCGGAGGCTTCGCTCGTGGTTCCCTTGTTTCAACCGTTTACATTCAGCTTTTACAGCCTCTTGTCATTTGTGTAAGTGGAACATTGTTTAAATGTCAGAGTGATGATGAGTCACTAGTTGGAAAACaagccctaaaaaaaaaaaaaaaaaaatcacttaagtTGTGCGGCCTTCGCTGTCAGTTACAACAAAGTCGGGgctaaaagacaaacaaaacgaattctcacaaacacaaaatgaaccTTTCT
This sequence is a window from Echeneis naucrates chromosome 12, fEcheNa1.1, whole genome shotgun sequence. Protein-coding genes within it:
- the wdr45 gene encoding WD repeat domain phosphoinositide-interacting protein 4 isoform X1; the encoded protein is MAQQRGVNSLQFNQDQSCFCCAMETGVRIYNVEPLMEKGHLDHEQVGSVALCSMLHRSNLLAVVGGGVNPKFSEISVLIWDDARESRDPKDKLVLEFTFTKPVLAVRMRHDKIIIVLKNRIYVYSFPDNPVKLFEFDTRDNPKGLCDLCPSLEKQLLVFPGHKCGSLQLVDLSNTKPGTSSAPFTINAHQSEIACVALNQPGSVAASASRKGTLIRLFDTTTRDKLVELRRGTDPATLYCINFSHDSSFLCASSDKGTVHIFALKDTKLNRRSALARVGKVGPVIGQYVDSQWSLASFTVPAECACICAFGKNTSKNVNSVIAICVDGTFHKYVFTPDGNCNREAFDVYLDICDDDDF
- the wdr45 gene encoding WD repeat domain phosphoinositide-interacting protein 4 isoform X2 translates to METGVRIYNVEPLMEKGHLDHEQVGSVALCSMLHRSNLLAVVGGGVNPKFSEISVLIWDDARESRDPKDKLVLEFTFTKPVLAVRMRHDKIIIVLKNRIYVYSFPDNPVKLFEFDTRDNPKGLCDLCPSLEKQLLVFPGHKCGSLQLVDLSNTKPGTSSAPFTINAHQSEIACVALNQPGSVAASASRKGTLIRLFDTTTRDKLVELRRGTDPATLYCINFSHDSSFLCASSDKGTVHIFALKDTKLNRRSALARVGKVGPVIGQYVDSQWSLASFTVPAECACICAFGKNTSKNVNSVIAICVDGTFHKYVFTPDGNCNREAFDVYLDICDDDDF